Proteins co-encoded in one Arachis stenosperma cultivar V10309 chromosome 7, arast.V10309.gnm1.PFL2, whole genome shotgun sequence genomic window:
- the LOC130940764 gene encoding uncharacterized protein LOC130940764, with amino-acid sequence MGNLRIRRRPFTKQKDASTVVGRVKPNGGCCKKHPKHQQSPGVCSLCLKEKLAKLPAAFSHRRRVTTSLCSSYTSSSSVSSLSSYYDSLCSTSSCPSPVHCGSSSGPIFPVLFKHGIMRRKSMSTVATQARKRDHHDEDYEGGVRGFWFNFLHPKRKIGKDERDTNNKMHRSMFYKSKGLHNQLKP; translated from the coding sequence ATGGGAAACTTAAGAATTCGTAGAAGACCTTTCACAAAGCAAAAAGACGCTTCCACCGTCGTTGGCCGAGTCAAGCCCAACGGCGGCTGCTGCAAGAAGCACCCAAAACACCAACAATCCCCCGGCGTGTGTTCTCTTTGCTTGAAGGAAAAGCTTGCCAAGCTGCCGGCGGCTTTCTCGCATCGCCGTAGAGTAACAACCTCCTTATGTTCCTCTTATACATCCTCTTCCTCTGTGTCTTCATTGTCTTCGTATTATGATTCTTTATGTTCTACTTCTTCTTGTCCTTCTCCGGTGCATTGTGGATCCTCATCGGGGCCCATTTTTCCGGTGTTATTTAAGCATGGGATCATGAGGAGAAAGTCAATGTCAACGGTTGCTACTCAAGCTAGAAAGAGAGATCATCATGATGAAGATTATGAAGGTGGTGTTCGTGGGTTTTGGTTCAAttttcttcatcctaagagaaaGATCGGAAAGGATGAGAGGGACACTAATAATAAGATGCATCGTTCTATGTTCTATAAGAGTAAAGGTCTGCATAACCAGCTGAAACCTTAG